From Aquabacter sp. L1I39, the proteins below share one genomic window:
- a CDS encoding bifunctional [glutamine synthetase] adenylyltransferase/[glutamine synthetase]-adenylyl-L-tyrosine phosphorylase, translating to MADPAGASIRLEHVLEGLDAHRRAAVEETFEAFPLARRVLLGIAEASPFLLEVVRTDPMRLVAALESAPDARIAALVAEGGAAVASAPDEDAAMRALRRMRAEAALVIALADIGGVFDLAAVTGALTDVADTAVSSALNFLLRDAAAEGRLLAPDPHNPARGCGLAVIAMGKHGARELNYSSDVDLIVVYDRDVAPLKDGVEPSPFFVKITKGLVRMLQERTGDGYVLRVDLRLRPDPGSTQIALSTAAALAYYEREGATWERAAYIKARAVAGDLEVGRAYLAELSPFVWRRVLDYQAIADVHAMKREIHAFRGHEVVAVEGHNVKLGRGGIREVEFFVQTQQLIAGGRDPTLRSPRTLTALDALVSDRWIDSAVRDDLADAYVFLRRVEHRIQMVADAQSHVLPEQAEALAQFARFMGYPDRDAFAAALVDRLTRVQHHYSQLFEDAPPPAALDGQLIFPADQDDRATLAALARLGFREPAQASARVRGWLAGSYRALKSEAARGHLAAIAPLLLEQFSRGGDPDGALVAMDRFLTDLSGSQILPALHRHPDLVRLLANVLTTAPRLGETLARQPSLLDALLDPAFFNILPDAATLERRLDALLDTAENDEDQLDRARRFRQEQHVLIGVRIVSGTLAAERAGEAYAALADVIIRALHKRVFARFVETHGAIPGAATAVVAMGKLGGREMTAGSDLDLIVLYDYEGDAGVASDGPRPLVGPHYFARFTQRLVSALTALTNAGKLYDVDLRLRPSGRAGPVATRLASFEGYQRTEAWTWEHMALTRARVIAATAGFAERVEAGILQVLSRPRDRRLIAGDILDMRRAIAAEKGESDRWNLKHAAGGQVDVEFLAQYLVLVNAATYPEIVDTATARVLAVAGWLGLLQTADVETLSKACGLYQDLTQVLRLSLDTHALTGEVSPALRALLARAGQMPDFSTLDADLGETQAKVREIFTRIFEGAAE from the coding sequence GTGGCCGATCCCGCCGGCGCCTCCATTCGCCTGGAACATGTGCTCGAAGGGCTGGACGCGCACCGCCGCGCTGCGGTGGAAGAGACTTTCGAGGCCTTTCCTCTGGCCCGGCGGGTGCTGCTGGGCATTGCCGAGGCCTCGCCCTTCCTTCTGGAGGTTGTCCGGACCGACCCGATGCGCCTTGTCGCCGCTCTGGAGTCGGCGCCCGATGCGCGCATCGCGGCATTGGTGGCGGAAGGTGGTGCCGCTGTCGCCTCCGCGCCCGATGAGGACGCGGCCATGCGGGCGCTGCGCCGCATGCGGGCGGAGGCGGCGCTGGTGATTGCGCTTGCCGACATTGGCGGCGTGTTCGATTTGGCCGCTGTCACCGGCGCGCTGACCGATGTTGCCGATACCGCCGTTTCGAGCGCCCTGAACTTCCTGCTGCGGGACGCTGCGGCCGAGGGGCGTCTCCTGGCGCCCGATCCGCATAACCCCGCGCGGGGCTGCGGCCTTGCGGTGATCGCCATGGGCAAGCACGGCGCCCGTGAGCTGAACTACTCTTCCGACGTCGACCTGATCGTGGTCTATGACCGGGACGTGGCGCCCCTGAAGGACGGCGTCGAGCCCTCGCCCTTTTTCGTGAAGATCACCAAGGGCCTGGTGCGCATGCTCCAGGAGCGCACGGGCGATGGCTATGTGCTGCGCGTGGATTTGCGCCTGCGGCCCGATCCCGGCTCCACCCAGATCGCTCTCTCCACTGCGGCTGCCCTCGCCTATTACGAGCGGGAGGGCGCCACCTGGGAGCGGGCGGCCTATATCAAGGCGCGGGCAGTGGCCGGCGACCTGGAGGTGGGGCGCGCATATCTTGCCGAGCTCTCCCCCTTCGTCTGGCGGCGCGTGCTGGACTATCAGGCCATCGCCGATGTCCATGCCATGAAGCGCGAGATCCATGCCTTTCGCGGCCACGAGGTGGTGGCAGTGGAAGGGCACAATGTGAAGCTCGGGCGCGGCGGCATCCGCGAGGTGGAATTCTTCGTCCAGACCCAGCAGCTCATCGCCGGCGGGCGCGACCCCACTTTGCGCTCCCCGCGCACCCTGACCGCCCTCGATGCGCTTGTGTCGGACCGCTGGATCGATTCGGCAGTGCGGGACGATCTCGCGGACGCCTATGTGTTCCTGCGCCGGGTGGAGCATCGCATCCAGATGGTGGCGGACGCCCAGAGCCATGTGCTGCCCGAGCAGGCGGAGGCGCTGGCCCAGTTCGCCCGCTTCATGGGCTATCCCGACCGCGACGCCTTCGCCGCCGCCTTGGTGGATCGGCTGACCCGCGTCCAGCACCATTATTCCCAATTGTTCGAGGACGCCCCGCCTCCCGCCGCCCTCGATGGCCAGCTGATCTTTCCCGCCGACCAGGACGACCGCGCAACCCTCGCCGCCCTCGCGCGCCTCGGTTTTCGCGAGCCGGCGCAGGCGAGCGCGCGGGTGCGCGGATGGCTCGCGGGCAGTTATCGCGCCTTGAAAAGCGAGGCGGCGCGCGGGCACCTCGCCGCCATCGCGCCGCTGCTGTTGGAGCAATTCTCCCGCGGGGGGGATCCCGACGGGGCGCTGGTGGCCATGGACCGCTTCCTGACCGACCTATCGGGCAGCCAGATCCTGCCGGCGCTGCATCGACATCCCGATTTGGTGCGACTGCTGGCCAATGTGCTCACCACGGCGCCACGCCTAGGCGAGACCTTGGCGCGCCAGCCCTCCTTGCTGGATGCGTTGCTCGATCCCGCCTTCTTCAACATTCTGCCCGATGCCGCCACGCTGGAGCGGCGCCTCGATGCGCTCCTCGACACGGCCGAGAATGACGAGGACCAGCTGGACCGCGCCCGCCGCTTCCGGCAGGAGCAGCATGTGCTCATCGGCGTGCGCATCGTCTCGGGCACGCTGGCGGCCGAGCGGGCGGGGGAGGCCTATGCGGCGCTGGCCGACGTCATCATCCGCGCCCTGCACAAGCGTGTCTTCGCCCGCTTCGTGGAAACCCATGGCGCCATTCCCGGCGCGGCCACCGCTGTGGTGGCCATGGGCAAGCTCGGCGGGCGGGAGATGACCGCCGGCTCCGACCTCGATCTCATCGTGCTTTATGATTATGAGGGCGATGCGGGCGTAGCCTCCGATGGGCCGCGCCCGCTGGTGGGACCCCATTATTTCGCCCGCTTCACCCAACGCCTGGTCTCTGCGCTCACGGCCCTGACCAATGCGGGCAAGCTTTATGACGTGGACCTGCGCCTGCGCCCGTCCGGCCGCGCCGGTCCGGTGGCGACGCGCCTTGCCTCCTTCGAGGGCTACCAGCGCACGGAAGCCTGGACCTGGGAGCATATGGCGCTCACCCGGGCTCGGGTCATCGCCGCCACCGCCGGCTTTGCCGAGCGGGTGGAGGCAGGCATCCTCCAGGTGCTCAGCCGCCCCCGTGATCGCCGCCTCATTGCGGGCGATATTCTGGACATGCGCCGGGCCATCGCCGCCGAGAAGGGCGAAAGCGATCGCTGGAACCTGAAGCACGCGGCGGGCGGGCAGGTGGATGTGGAATTCCTGGCCCAGTATCTGGTTCTGGTGAACGCCGCTACCTACCCCGAGATCGTCGATACTGCGACAGCCCGGGTGCTGGCGGTGGCCGGCTGGCTCGGCCTGTTGCAGACAGCGGATGTGGAGACGCTCTCCAAGGCCTGTGGCCTCTACCAGGACCTCACCCAGGTGCTGCGCCTGTCGCTGGACACGCACGCCTTGACCGGCGAAGTGAGCCCGGCCTTGCGGGCCCTTCTTGCCCGTGCCGGCCAGATGCCGGACTTCTCCACCCTGGATGCCGATCTCGGAGAAACGCAGGCCAAGGTTCGGGAAATCTTCACCCGCATATTCGAGGGTGCCGCCGAATAA
- a CDS encoding sensor histidine kinase: MKARRDMFRLVRTTAFKLLAAYLVIFALFAVFMIGYVAWHTRQLIEAQVAENVETEVRALAEQYRIGGIQRLVFVIDRRTRRPGSSIYLLATYNGEVLASNVSDLPLGLLDKPGTRFTPYRRSEEPGAKENLAFVQVFILPGGFRLLVGRDIEERDTLRQMVVRPAQGALAVILVLGLVGGFFVTRRVLKRIDSMTATSEVIMAGDLSGRLTVDGTDDEFDRLAHSLNAMLDRIEALMSGLKEVSDNIAHDLKTPLTRLRNRAEEALRNASSEAEWRAALETTIEESDGLIRTFDALLMIARAEAGQARGNMVDLDLAAIVENVAELYEPLADEQGLDLTVSTEPVDVHGVRELLAQALANLVDNAIKYGTSADGSRGRIEVTLRREGDEAVIGVRDTGPGIPASDRDRVLERFVRLDASRSRPGSGLGLSLVSAVARLHGGRIVLEDGAPGLRVCLHLPVRPAVT, from the coding sequence ATGAAGGCGCGGCGCGACATGTTCCGGCTGGTGCGCACCACGGCCTTCAAGCTGCTGGCCGCCTATCTCGTCATATTCGCCCTCTTTGCCGTCTTCATGATCGGCTATGTGGCCTGGCACACCCGCCAGCTCATCGAGGCGCAGGTGGCGGAGAATGTGGAAACGGAGGTGCGGGCGCTGGCCGAGCAATATCGCATCGGCGGCATCCAGCGCCTGGTCTTCGTCATCGACCGGCGGACCCGGCGGCCGGGCTCGTCCATCTATCTTCTGGCCACCTATAATGGCGAGGTGCTGGCTTCCAACGTTTCGGACCTGCCGCTCGGCCTCCTGGACAAGCCCGGCACGCGCTTTACCCCCTATCGCCGCTCGGAAGAGCCGGGAGCGAAGGAGAATCTCGCCTTCGTTCAGGTCTTCATCCTCCCCGGCGGCTTCCGCCTGCTGGTGGGCCGAGACATTGAGGAGCGCGACACGCTGCGCCAGATGGTGGTGCGGCCGGCCCAGGGGGCGCTGGCCGTCATCCTGGTGCTCGGCCTCGTGGGCGGCTTCTTCGTCACGCGGCGCGTGCTGAAGCGCATCGATTCCATGACCGCCACCTCGGAAGTCATCATGGCCGGCGATCTTTCGGGCCGCCTGACGGTGGACGGCACCGACGACGAGTTCGACCGCCTCGCCCACAGCCTCAATGCCATGCTCGACCGCATCGAGGCGTTGATGAGTGGCCTGAAGGAGGTCTCCGACAATATTGCCCACGATCTGAAGACCCCGCTCACCCGCCTGCGGAACCGCGCCGAGGAGGCCTTGCGCAACGCCTCCAGCGAGGCGGAATGGCGGGCGGCGCTGGAGACCACCATTGAGGAGAGCGACGGCCTCATCCGCACCTTCGACGCTTTGCTCATGATCGCCCGCGCGGAAGCCGGGCAGGCGCGGGGCAACATGGTGGACCTGGACCTCGCCGCCATCGTGGAGAACGTGGCCGAGCTCTACGAGCCGCTGGCGGATGAGCAGGGGCTCGACCTGACGGTGTCGACCGAGCCGGTCGACGTGCATGGCGTGCGGGAATTGCTGGCCCAGGCGCTGGCGAACCTCGTGGACAATGCCATCAAGTATGGCACTTCGGCCGATGGCAGCCGCGGCCGCATCGAGGTGACGCTGCGGCGGGAGGGCGACGAGGCGGTGATCGGCGTGCGAGACACGGGACCGGGTATTCCCGCCTCGGACCGTGACCGGGTGCTGGAGCGATTCGTGCGGCTCGATGCCAGCCGCAGCCGGCCTGGATCTGGGCTTGGCCTGTCCTTGGTGTCGGCGGTGGCGCGGCTCCATGGCGGGCGCATCGTGCTGGAGGATGGGGCGCCGGGATTGCGCGTCTGCCTGCATCTTCCGGTGCGGCCTGCCGTTACGTGA
- a CDS encoding response regulator transcription factor, which translates to MSTNLDQGDPFAMRLLLIEDDRDAADYLRKAFREAGHVVEHAADGEEGLSLALDSRFDVLVVDRMLPRRDGLSVVSELRARGETTPVLILSALGQVDDRVVGLRAGGDDYLPKPYAFTELLARVEALSRRAAPHAADTVYRVGDLELDRLAHRVSRGGKDIPLQPREFRLLEYLMRHAGQVVTRTMLLENVWDYHFDPQTNVIDVHVSRLRSKIDKGFDVPLLHTVRGAGYMVREGLR; encoded by the coding sequence ATGTCGACGAATCTTGATCAGGGTGATCCGTTCGCCATGCGCCTGCTCCTCATCGAGGACGACCGCGATGCGGCAGACTATCTGCGCAAGGCCTTCCGCGAGGCCGGGCACGTGGTGGAGCATGCCGCCGACGGAGAAGAAGGGCTGAGTCTGGCCCTCGACAGCCGCTTTGACGTGCTGGTGGTCGATCGCATGTTGCCCCGGCGGGACGGCCTGTCCGTGGTGTCCGAATTGCGGGCGCGGGGCGAGACCACGCCCGTTCTCATCCTCTCCGCGCTCGGCCAGGTGGACGACCGGGTGGTGGGGTTGCGGGCCGGCGGCGACGACTATCTGCCCAAGCCTTATGCCTTCACCGAGCTGCTTGCGCGGGTGGAGGCCCTGTCCCGCCGCGCGGCGCCCCATGCGGCCGATACCGTCTATCGGGTCGGCGACCTGGAGCTGGACCGTCTCGCCCACCGGGTGAGCCGGGGGGGCAAGGACATTCCCCTCCAGCCGCGCGAATTCCGCCTGCTGGAATATCTCATGCGCCATGCCGGGCAGGTGGTGACGCGCACCATGCTCTTGGAAAATGTGTGGGACTATCATTTCGATCCGCAGACCAACGTGATCGACGTGCATGTCTCGCGCCTGCGCTCCAAGATCGACAAGGGCTTCGACGTGCCGCTGCTGCACACGGTCCGCGGGGCCGGCTACATGGTGCGAGAAGGCCTGAGGTGA
- a CDS encoding Do family serine endopeptidase, with protein sequence MTGTTPSSSRIRRRRSLLLAGVVGLAVTGAVAGQFIPPYASPAMAQIATNTAPGQNSFADIVEKVSPAVVSVKIKKDVNAQSMAMGEEGMGGLGGDVPPQIERFLKRFGFEGGPNGPMGPRGPKADRGGPSERRVVGQGSGFIISADGYVVTNNHVVDGASEVDVTTTDGKDYVAKVIGTDPRTDVALLKIEGKTDLPWVKLSDVPPRVGDWVIAVGNPFGLGGTVTAGIVSARGRDIGAGPYDDFIQIDAAVNRGNSGGPTFGLNGEVIGMNTAIVSPSGGNVGIAFAIPAETVKTVVNQLRENGKVARGYIGVQIQPVTDDLASGLGLNAAEGALVAQVQPDAPAAKAGLKSGDVIAKVNGDVVKDARDLSKKIGMMKPGNSVQLTVIRDGKTIQVAVKLDQLPGEQQASLSDKDGAQPGQNVPRLGLQLAPAKSVQGAGSEGVVVTEVDPSGPAAQRGIRSGDVILDVGGKAVASPKDVQDSFAAAKAENRKAVLVRVKNDQGVRFVAIALDTKPAG encoded by the coding sequence ATGACTGGAACCACGCCTTCTTCCTCTCGCATCCGTCGCCGCCGCAGCCTGCTGCTCGCCGGTGTCGTGGGTCTCGCCGTCACCGGGGCGGTGGCCGGCCAGTTCATCCCGCCCTATGCCAGCCCGGCCATGGCGCAGATCGCCACCAATACGGCGCCCGGCCAGAATTCCTTTGCCGACATCGTCGAGAAGGTGTCGCCTGCGGTCGTGTCCGTGAAGATCAAGAAGGACGTCAATGCCCAGTCCATGGCCATGGGCGAGGAGGGCATGGGCGGCCTCGGCGGCGACGTGCCCCCTCAGATCGAGCGGTTCCTGAAGCGCTTCGGCTTCGAGGGCGGCCCCAACGGCCCGATGGGCCCGCGCGGTCCCAAGGCTGACCGGGGCGGCCCGTCCGAGCGCCGCGTGGTGGGCCAGGGCTCCGGCTTCATCATTTCCGCCGACGGCTATGTGGTGACCAACAACCATGTGGTGGATGGCGCCAGCGAGGTGGACGTCACCACCACCGACGGCAAGGATTATGTGGCCAAGGTCATCGGCACCGATCCGCGCACCGACGTGGCGCTGCTGAAGATCGAGGGCAAGACCGATCTGCCGTGGGTGAAGCTCTCCGACGTTCCGCCGCGGGTGGGTGATTGGGTCATCGCCGTGGGCAATCCCTTCGGCCTCGGCGGTACCGTGACCGCCGGCATCGTATCGGCCCGCGGCCGCGACATCGGCGCCGGCCCCTATGACGACTTCATCCAGATCGACGCGGCGGTCAATCGCGGCAATTCCGGTGGCCCGACCTTCGGCCTCAATGGCGAAGTCATCGGCATGAACACCGCCATTGTCTCGCCGTCCGGCGGTAATGTGGGCATCGCCTTCGCCATCCCCGCCGAGACCGTGAAGACGGTGGTCAACCAGCTGCGTGAGAACGGCAAGGTGGCGCGCGGCTATATCGGCGTGCAGATCCAGCCGGTCACCGACGACCTCGCCTCCGGCCTCGGCCTGAATGCCGCCGAGGGCGCGCTCGTCGCCCAGGTTCAGCCCGATGCGCCGGCCGCCAAGGCGGGCCTGAAGAGTGGCGACGTGATCGCCAAGGTGAATGGCGACGTGGTCAAGGACGCCCGCGACCTGTCCAAGAAGATCGGCATGATGAAGCCGGGCAACTCGGTGCAGCTCACGGTGATCCGTGATGGCAAGACCATACAGGTGGCGGTGAAGCTCGACCAGTTGCCCGGCGAGCAGCAGGCCAGCCTTTCCGACAAGGACGGCGCCCAGCCCGGGCAGAACGTGCCGCGCCTCGGCCTCCAGCTTGCGCCGGCCAAGAGCGTGCAGGGCGCCGGCTCCGAGGGCGTGGTGGTGACGGAGGTGGATCCCTCCGGCCCCGCCGCCCAGCGCGGCATCCGCTCCGGCGACGTCATCCTGGACGTGGGCGGCAAGGCGGTCGCCTCGCCCAAGGACGTGCAGGACAGCTTCGCCGCCGCCAAGGCGGAAAACCGCAAGGCGGTGCTGGTGCGGGTGAAGAACGACCAGGGCGTGCGCTTCGTCGCCATCGCCCTCGACACCAAGCCGGCGGGCTGA
- a CDS encoding Bug family tripartite tricarboxylate transporter substrate binding protein has translation MLKRRDFLISSAALLGAGLASTRLARAANDFPNRPIKMVVPFAPGGGVDVFARLIAQQLRDLKNYTVVVDNRSGANGSVGGNAVRKSDPDGYNILFSAGTQVMVGSVMKAAPYDPIADFTPIARAGVAPMILVMSPKQPQTTITEIVAAARKAPADWNFAASAIGSPGHLAELEFNRLAGLDLNVIPYRGTAPGLLDVSGGNVQLMIDPVLALLPSAQSGNVKAIALTSEVRTKLAPDVPTAAESGMPGLNQFSWYGVWGPKDMPADLVATLNGAINAAVQSLAESGQLAKIGVEPTAETPAAFDAFQRAYLKKGEELLKAAKFEPT, from the coding sequence ATGCTCAAGCGACGTGACTTTCTCATCTCCTCGGCCGCGCTCCTCGGCGCGGGCCTTGCCTCCACCCGCCTTGCTCGGGCGGCCAACGACTTTCCCAATCGTCCCATAAAGATGGTGGTGCCCTTCGCCCCCGGCGGCGGCGTCGATGTCTTCGCTCGCCTGATCGCCCAGCAATTGCGCGACCTGAAGAATTACACCGTCGTGGTGGACAATCGCAGCGGCGCCAACGGCTCCGTGGGCGGCAATGCGGTGCGCAAGTCCGATCCGGACGGCTATAACATCCTGTTCTCAGCGGGCACGCAGGTGATGGTGGGCTCGGTCATGAAGGCCGCGCCCTATGACCCGATCGCCGATTTCACGCCCATCGCCCGCGCCGGTGTCGCGCCCATGATCCTGGTCATGTCGCCCAAGCAGCCACAGACCACCATCACCGAGATCGTGGCGGCTGCCCGCAAGGCGCCGGCGGACTGGAATTTCGCCGCCTCGGCCATCGGCTCTCCGGGCCATCTGGCGGAGCTGGAATTCAACCGCCTCGCCGGCCTCGACCTCAATGTCATCCCCTATCGCGGCACGGCGCCGGGCCTGCTCGATGTGTCGGGCGGCAATGTGCAACTGATGATCGATCCGGTGCTCGCGCTGCTGCCCTCCGCCCAGTCCGGCAATGTGAAGGCCATCGCGCTCACCTCCGAGGTGCGCACGAAGCTCGCGCCCGACGTCCCGACCGCCGCCGAGAGCGGCATGCCGGGCCTGAACCAATTCTCCTGGTATGGGGTGTGGGGTCCCAAGGACATGCCGGCCGATCTGGTGGCCACTCTCAACGGCGCCATCAATGCGGCGGTGCAGTCGCTGGCGGAGAGCGGCCAACTGGCGAAGATCGGGGTGGAGCCCACCGCCGAGACGCCAGCCGCGTTCGATGCCTTCCAGAGGGCCTATCTGAAGAAGGGCGAGGAATTGCTGAAGGCCGCAAAGTTCGAGCCCACCTGA
- a CDS encoding dihydrodipicolinate synthase family protein, which produces MAIDWKGLNPAPVTLFKDNGDVDFEGNARLAKWLAAIPGVKSLVILGHAGEGTFLTHDEQIELIRVYKDATPLPVVAGITGEGTKVAEIEAKQKIAAGASAALVYPNHGWLRFGYQKGAPQDRYKAVAQSGLECILFQYPAVTKANYDLDTQLEIAAIPGVTATKNGVRDMKRWYNEIPALKNAFPNLAIMSCHDEWLLPTMFDVDGLLVGYGNMAPELLLEFLAAGKAQDYTLARKYHEQLLPLTRAVYHRGSHMEGTVALKHALRARGLIDNVNIREPLKPLGDAADVEIRAAVKAAGYPLVGEALAA; this is translated from the coding sequence ATGGCGATCGATTGGAAGGGCCTGAACCCGGCGCCCGTCACCCTCTTCAAGGACAATGGCGACGTGGACTTCGAGGGCAATGCCCGCCTCGCCAAGTGGCTGGCCGCCATTCCCGGCGTCAAAAGCCTGGTGATCCTCGGCCATGCGGGCGAGGGCACGTTCCTCACCCATGACGAGCAGATCGAGCTGATCCGCGTCTATAAGGACGCCACCCCGCTGCCCGTGGTGGCCGGCATCACCGGCGAGGGCACCAAGGTCGCGGAGATCGAGGCCAAGCAGAAGATCGCGGCCGGCGCCAGCGCCGCTCTGGTCTACCCCAACCACGGCTGGCTGCGCTTTGGCTACCAGAAGGGCGCGCCGCAGGACCGCTACAAGGCCGTGGCCCAGTCGGGCTTGGAATGCATCCTGTTCCAGTATCCGGCCGTGACCAAGGCCAATTACGACCTCGACACCCAGCTTGAGATCGCCGCCATTCCCGGCGTCACTGCCACCAAGAATGGCGTGCGCGACATGAAGCGCTGGTACAACGAGATTCCCGCGCTCAAGAACGCCTTCCCGAACCTGGCCATCATGTCCTGCCACGACGAATGGCTGCTGCCGACCATGTTCGACGTGGACGGCCTGCTGGTGGGCTATGGCAACATGGCGCCCGAACTGCTGCTGGAATTCCTCGCGGCCGGCAAGGCGCAGGACTATACGCTGGCCCGCAAGTATCACGAGCAGCTGCTGCCGCTCACCCGCGCGGTCTATCACCGCGGCTCGCACATGGAAGGCACGGTTGCGCTCAAGCATGCCCTGCGCGCCCGCGGCCTGATCGATAACGTGAACATCCGCGAGCCCCTGAAGCCGCTCGGCGATGCCGCTGATGTGGAAATCCGCGCCGCCGTGAAGGCTGCCGGCTATCCGCTGGTGGGCGAGGCCCTCGCGGCCTGA
- a CDS encoding cytochrome c-type biogenesis protein, translating into MRILLLILSLLLPLGLAPAHAVQPDEVLSNPALEARARELSKELRCMVCQNQSIDDSDAPLARDLRLLVRERLKAGDTNQQVLSFMVDRYGEFVLMRPVLSWRNALLWGAPILAILLGGVFVLFAMRRRGAPDVARLTPDEEARVARLLAQDPREER; encoded by the coding sequence ATGCGCATCCTGCTCCTGATCCTGTCCCTGCTGCTGCCCCTCGGCCTCGCCCCGGCCCATGCGGTGCAGCCCGATGAGGTGCTCTCCAACCCCGCCCTGGAAGCGCGGGCGCGGGAGCTCTCGAAGGAATTGCGCTGCATGGTCTGCCAGAATCAGTCCATCGACGATTCCGACGCCCCGCTCGCCCGGGACCTGCGCCTTCTGGTGCGCGAGCGCCTCAAGGCCGGCGATACCAACCAGCAGGTCCTGTCCTTCATGGTGGACCGCTACGGCGAGTTCGTGCTGATGCGCCCGGTTCTGTCCTGGCGCAACGCCTTGCTGTGGGGCGCGCCCATCCTGGCCATCCTGCTGGGGGGCGTCTTTGTCCTCTTCGCCATGCGCAGGCGCGGAGCGCCGGACGTCGCGCGCCTGACGCCCGACGAGGAAGCTCGCGTCGCGCGTCTTCTGGCGCAGGACCCCCGCGAGGAGCGCTGA